A single region of the Plantactinospora soyae genome encodes:
- a CDS encoding TetR/AcrR family transcriptional regulator: protein MGAEAGVPASGVRRRRSRRDEILEIAVGLFAARGYHGVSMDDIGSAAGVTGPALYHHFAGKEAMLAAALMPVSDGLLAGGRQRVADHPEHARAALESLIDFHVEFALANPAVIALHLHELDRLPEEPRRQIRRLQRLYVEEWVGVLTALHPKLSAGEARVLAHAAFGLMNSTPFLGGEVDRERRAALLRAATLAALLADPDD, encoded by the coding sequence ATGGGGGCGGAGGCCGGCGTGCCCGCCAGCGGCGTACGGCGGCGGCGGTCCCGCCGCGACGAGATCCTGGAGATCGCGGTCGGCCTGTTCGCGGCCCGCGGCTACCACGGGGTGTCGATGGACGACATCGGGTCGGCGGCGGGGGTGACCGGGCCAGCGCTCTACCACCACTTTGCCGGCAAGGAGGCGATGCTCGCCGCCGCGCTGATGCCGGTGAGCGACGGGCTGCTGGCCGGCGGTCGGCAGCGGGTCGCCGATCATCCGGAGCACGCCCGCGCGGCACTGGAGTCATTGATCGATTTCCATGTCGAGTTCGCGCTCGCCAACCCGGCGGTCATCGCGTTGCACCTGCACGAGCTGGACCGACTGCCCGAGGAGCCGCGTCGGCAGATCCGTCGGCTGCAACGGCTCTACGTCGAGGAGTGGGTGGGGGTGCTGACCGCGCTGCATCCGAAGCTGTCGGCCGGCGAGGCCCGGGTGCTGGCACACGCCGCTTTCGGTCTGATGAACTCCACGCCGTTCCTCGGCGGTGAGGTCGACCGAGAGCGCCGGGCCGCGCTGCTGAGGGCCGCGACCCTCGCCGCCCTGCTGGCCGATCCGGACGACTGA
- a CDS encoding acetyl-CoA carboxylase biotin carboxylase subunit, producing the protein MIESLLVANRGEIARRIIRTARRLGVRTIAVYSEADADLPFVREADEAVCVGPANPAQSYRNPEAILAAAKSTNARAIHPGYGFLSENADFARTVEANGLIWVGPGADAITAMGDKINARNLMADAGVPVAPGTTDPAADVDAALAAAGTIGFPVMVKAAAGGGGMGMAVAADEAGLRTEYDKVRAFAERMFGDGSVLIERYFPRVRHVEVQILGLADGRVVALGERECSVQRRNQKLVEESPSPAVSAELRKRLLAAAVRAGEAVGYRNAGTVECLLDPATGEFFFLEMNTRLQVEHPVTELVYGVDLVEEQLRVAAGLAPGFDPDALTARGHAIELRINAEDPKRFLPGPGAVTAWTEPTGEGVRVDSGYALGTTVTPHYDSLMAKLIVYGADRSEAIARARTAVAGFEIAGPKCNLPFFSELFDNSEFLGGDYDTGIVGRMRAKK; encoded by the coding sequence ATGATCGAGTCGCTGCTCGTCGCAAACCGTGGCGAGATCGCTCGCCGGATCATCCGTACCGCCCGGCGGCTCGGTGTACGGACGATCGCCGTCTACTCCGAGGCAGATGCCGACCTGCCGTTCGTGCGTGAGGCCGACGAGGCGGTCTGTGTCGGACCGGCCAACCCGGCGCAGAGCTACCGCAACCCGGAGGCGATCCTCGCCGCGGCCAAGTCGACCAACGCCAGGGCGATCCATCCCGGGTACGGCTTCCTGTCGGAGAACGCGGACTTCGCCCGTACCGTCGAGGCGAACGGCCTGATCTGGGTCGGGCCCGGCGCCGACGCGATCACCGCGATGGGCGACAAGATCAACGCGCGTAACCTGATGGCGGACGCCGGGGTACCGGTCGCGCCCGGCACCACCGACCCGGCCGCCGACGTGGACGCGGCGCTGGCCGCCGCCGGGACGATCGGCTTCCCGGTCATGGTCAAGGCCGCCGCCGGTGGCGGCGGAATGGGCATGGCGGTCGCCGCCGACGAGGCCGGCCTGCGGACCGAGTACGACAAGGTACGCGCCTTCGCCGAGCGGATGTTCGGGGACGGCTCGGTGCTGATCGAGCGCTACTTTCCCCGGGTACGGCACGTCGAGGTGCAGATCCTCGGCCTGGCCGACGGCCGGGTGGTGGCGCTGGGCGAGCGGGAGTGCTCGGTGCAGCGGCGCAACCAGAAACTGGTCGAGGAGTCGCCGTCACCGGCCGTGTCGGCAGAACTCCGGAAGCGGCTGTTGGCCGCCGCGGTCCGGGCCGGCGAGGCGGTCGGCTACCGCAACGCGGGCACCGTGGAGTGCCTGCTCGATCCGGCCACGGGGGAATTCTTCTTCCTGGAGATGAACACCCGGCTCCAGGTCGAGCACCCGGTGACGGAGTTGGTCTACGGCGTGGACCTGGTGGAGGAACAGCTCCGGGTGGCGGCCGGACTGGCGCCCGGCTTCGACCCGGACGCGTTGACGGCGCGCGGGCACGCCATCGAGCTGCGGATCAACGCCGAGGACCCGAAGCGGTTCCTGCCGGGACCGGGCGCGGTGACCGCGTGGACCGAGCCGACCGGGGAGGGGGTCCGGGTCGATTCCGGGTACGCCCTCGGCACCACCGTCACGCCGCACTACGACTCACTGATGGCCAAACTCATCGTGTACGGCGCGGACCGGTCCGAGGCGATCGCAAGGGCCCGGACGGCGGTGGCCGGATTCGAGATCGCCGGTCCGAAGTGCAACCTGCCGTTCTTCTCCGAGCTGTTCGACAACTCCGAGTTCCTCGGCGGCGACTACGACACCGGTATCGTCGGCCGGATGCGGGCGAAGAAGTGA
- a CDS encoding hydroxymethylglutaryl-CoA lyase, translating into MPSVVSIREVGPRDGLQNEDPVPTDGKVRLLDALSRTGVRRIEAVSFVHPKAIPQMADADEVWARASRASGVRYSALVPNSRGAQRALAAGFTEIEVVVSASDTHNRRNVNRSTAESLDDIAGLIDLLHSAGATAEVIVATSFGCPYEGDVDPARVAGIVDRVVADGADRVAFGDTTGMATPRRVRELVTAVRDRQPDIPVLLHFHNTRGTALANLLTALELGITEYDASVGGLGGCPYAPGASGNVATEEVVHMLHDMGIETGIDLDALLEAAALAEELVGRELPSGVLRAGPRSRLTAV; encoded by the coding sequence CTGCCGAGCGTGGTGTCGATCCGTGAGGTCGGTCCGCGCGACGGTCTCCAGAACGAGGATCCGGTACCCACCGACGGCAAGGTACGGCTGCTCGACGCGCTGTCCCGGACCGGCGTACGCCGGATCGAGGCGGTCTCCTTCGTCCATCCGAAGGCGATCCCGCAGATGGCCGACGCGGACGAGGTCTGGGCGCGGGCGTCCCGGGCGTCCGGGGTCCGCTACTCGGCGCTGGTGCCGAACTCCCGCGGTGCGCAGCGGGCTCTCGCGGCCGGGTTCACCGAGATCGAGGTGGTGGTGTCGGCCAGCGACACCCACAACCGGCGCAACGTCAACCGGTCCACGGCCGAGTCGCTGGACGACATCGCCGGGCTGATCGACCTGCTGCACTCCGCCGGGGCGACCGCCGAGGTGATCGTGGCGACCAGCTTCGGCTGCCCGTACGAGGGGGACGTCGATCCGGCCCGGGTCGCCGGCATCGTGGACCGGGTGGTGGCGGACGGGGCGGACCGGGTGGCGTTCGGCGACACCACCGGGATGGCGACCCCGCGTCGGGTCCGGGAACTGGTCACCGCCGTTCGGGACCGGCAGCCCGACATCCCGGTCCTGCTGCACTTCCACAACACCCGGGGTACCGCGCTGGCGAACCTGCTCACCGCCCTCGAACTCGGGATCACCGAGTACGACGCCAGCGTCGGCGGCCTGGGCGGCTGCCCGTACGCCCCGGGGGCGAGCGGGAACGTGGCGACCGAGGAGGTCGTGCACATGCTGCACGACATGGGCATCGAGACCGGGATCGACCTCGACGCGCTGCTGGAGGCGGCGGCGCTGGCCGAGGAGCTGGTCGGCCGGGAGCTGCCCTCCGGAGTGCTCCGCGCCGGCCCCCGCAGCCGCCTGACGGCGGTGTAA
- a CDS encoding snapalysin family zinc-dependent metalloprotease: MTSRISRLVVAFVATAGATLGVTIANPSPASAAMTICYNTSQAGSFAGVANQAASIWNNATSNLTLSANCGNNLRIYSITGGGSYAQRTSLGNGRVYIDTRQAAQYSPLRIMSHEIGHILGLPDNYNGNCSLLMSGGSAGTSCTNPNPSSAEASRVTNLFAGTRVSGEDARGTGSQVFPDSWPAVLAPIG; encoded by the coding sequence ATGACCTCACGGATCAGCCGGCTCGTCGTCGCGTTCGTCGCGACGGCAGGTGCGACCCTGGGCGTCACCATCGCCAACCCGTCGCCCGCGTCCGCCGCCATGACCATCTGCTACAACACCAGCCAGGCGGGCAGTTTCGCCGGCGTCGCCAACCAGGCCGCCTCGATCTGGAACAACGCCACGTCGAACCTGACGCTCTCGGCGAACTGCGGCAACAACCTCCGGATCTACTCGATCACCGGCGGTGGCTCGTACGCCCAACGGACCAGTCTCGGCAACGGCCGGGTCTACATCGACACCCGGCAGGCCGCGCAGTACAGCCCACTGCGGATCATGAGCCACGAGATCGGCCACATCCTCGGGCTGCCGGACAACTACAACGGGAACTGCTCCCTGCTGATGTCCGGTGGCAGCGCCGGCACCAGCTGCACCAACCCGAACCCGAGCAGTGCGGAGGCGAGCCGGGTGACCAACCTCTTCGCCGGTACCCGGGTCAGTGGTGAGGACGCCCGTGGCACCGGAAGCCAGGTGTTCCCGGACAGCTGGCCGGCCGTGCTCGCCCCGATCGGCTGA
- a CDS encoding acyl-CoA carboxylase subunit beta: protein MALDGAAPGQHGGAELEQLGKRVRSGGAEKYHAANAAKGKLFARERIAMLVDEGSFVEDGMYANALADGLPADGVITGSARIDGRQVCLMANDSTVKAGSWGARTVEKIIRIIERAYAAGQPMVYLVDSAGARITDQVDLFPGRRGAGKIFWNQVRASGSIPQVCALFGPSAAGGAYIPAFCDVVAMVDGNASMYLGSDRMVEMVTGEKTTLEEMGGARVHCAESGVGHFLCKTEADALDVVRRYLSYLPANWTQPPPVAPSAAAPGNVDLAALVPASERQAFDMRRYVKGLLDADSFLEIQALWAKELTIGFGRLNGEVVGVVANNSMFKGGVLFVDSADKATRFVQLCDAFNVPLLFLSDVPGFMVGTAVEKQGIIRHGAKMITAISEATVPKICVVVRKAYGAGLYAMAGPGFEPDATIALPTAKIAVMGAEAAVNAVYANKIAAIADPDERAAFVAERRAAYEQDIDIVRLASELVVDAIVEPGDLRPELIQRFDAARGKDRQFSRRRHGVTPV, encoded by the coding sequence GTGGCACTCGACGGAGCGGCACCCGGACAACACGGCGGGGCGGAGCTGGAACAGCTCGGCAAGCGGGTCCGGTCCGGCGGCGCGGAGAAGTACCACGCGGCCAACGCCGCCAAGGGCAAACTGTTCGCCCGCGAGCGCATCGCGATGCTGGTCGACGAGGGCTCCTTCGTCGAGGACGGCATGTACGCGAACGCGCTCGCCGACGGCCTTCCCGCCGACGGCGTGATCACCGGTTCGGCCCGCATCGACGGCCGGCAGGTCTGCCTGATGGCCAACGACTCGACCGTCAAGGCCGGCAGTTGGGGCGCGCGTACGGTCGAGAAGATCATTCGGATCATCGAGCGGGCGTACGCCGCCGGACAGCCGATGGTCTACCTGGTGGACTCGGCCGGCGCCCGGATCACCGACCAGGTGGACCTCTTCCCCGGCCGGCGCGGCGCCGGAAAGATCTTCTGGAACCAGGTCCGCGCCTCCGGCTCGATACCGCAGGTCTGCGCGCTGTTCGGGCCGAGCGCGGCCGGCGGCGCGTACATTCCGGCGTTCTGCGACGTGGTGGCGATGGTGGACGGCAACGCCAGCATGTACCTCGGCTCCGACCGGATGGTCGAGATGGTCACCGGGGAGAAGACCACACTGGAGGAGATGGGCGGGGCCCGGGTGCACTGCGCCGAGTCCGGGGTCGGGCACTTCCTCTGCAAGACCGAGGCCGACGCCCTCGACGTGGTCCGCCGCTACCTGTCGTACCTGCCGGCGAACTGGACGCAGCCGCCACCGGTCGCGCCGTCCGCCGCCGCGCCGGGCAACGTCGACCTGGCCGCGCTGGTGCCGGCGAGCGAGCGGCAGGCCTTCGACATGCGCCGGTACGTCAAGGGCCTGCTCGACGCCGACTCGTTCCTGGAGATCCAGGCGCTCTGGGCGAAGGAGCTGACCATCGGCTTCGGCCGGTTGAACGGCGAGGTCGTCGGGGTGGTCGCGAACAACTCGATGTTCAAGGGCGGGGTGCTCTTCGTCGACTCGGCCGACAAGGCGACCCGGTTCGTCCAGCTCTGCGACGCGTTCAACGTGCCGCTGCTGTTCCTCTCCGACGTCCCCGGGTTCATGGTCGGTACGGCGGTGGAGAAGCAGGGCATCATCCGGCACGGCGCCAAGATGATCACGGCGATCTCCGAGGCGACCGTACCCAAGATCTGTGTGGTGGTCCGCAAGGCGTACGGCGCCGGCCTCTACGCGATGGCCGGCCCCGGCTTCGAGCCGGACGCCACGATCGCGCTGCCCACCGCGAAGATCGCGGTGATGGGTGCCGAGGCGGCGGTGAACGCGGTCTACGCGAACAAGATCGCGGCGATCGCGGACCCGGACGAGCGGGCCGCCTTCGTCGCGGAGCGGCGTGCCGCCTACGAGCAGGACATCGACATCGTCCGGCTGGCAAGCGAACTGGTCGTCGACGCGATCGTCGAACCGGGTGACCTACGGCCGGAGCTGATCCAGCGGTTCGACGCCGCCCGGGGCAAGGACCGGCAGTTCTCCCGGCGCCGGCACGGCGTCACGCCCGTTTAA
- a CDS encoding acyl-CoA dehydrogenase family protein: MDFRLTDEYEALRSSVREFAREVVAPVIADHYEQHTFPYEIVAQMGKMGLFGLPFPEEHGGMGGDYFALCLALEELARIDSSVAITLEAAVSLGAMPIYRFGTDEQRARWLPKLLSGEALAGFGLTEPGTGSDAGGTATRAVLDGDEWVINGSKAFITNSGTDITALVTVTAVTGVNADGSKELSSIIVPSGTPGFTVAPGYSKVGWCASDTHELTFDDCRVPAENLLGQRGRGFAQFLRILDEGRIAIAALSVGLAQGCVDESIRYAKDRRAFGQPIGNFQAIQFKIADMERRAYTSRLAYYDAAARMLAGEDFKRQAAIAKLHSSECAVDNAREATQIHGGYGFMNEFPVGRFWRDSKILEIGEGTSEVQRMIIARDLGL; encoded by the coding sequence ATGGACTTCCGGCTCACCGACGAGTACGAGGCGCTGCGATCCAGTGTGCGGGAGTTCGCCCGCGAGGTGGTCGCCCCGGTCATCGCCGACCACTACGAGCAGCACACCTTCCCGTACGAGATCGTCGCGCAGATGGGCAAGATGGGGCTGTTCGGCCTGCCGTTCCCGGAGGAGCACGGCGGAATGGGCGGGGACTACTTCGCGCTCTGCCTCGCGCTGGAGGAACTGGCCCGGATCGACTCCAGTGTCGCGATCACCCTGGAGGCGGCCGTCTCGCTCGGCGCGATGCCGATCTACCGGTTCGGCACCGACGAGCAGCGGGCCCGGTGGCTGCCGAAGCTGCTCAGTGGCGAGGCACTGGCCGGCTTCGGCCTGACCGAGCCGGGCACCGGTTCGGACGCCGGCGGTACGGCGACCCGGGCGGTCCTGGACGGCGACGAGTGGGTGATCAACGGTTCGAAGGCGTTCATCACCAACTCCGGCACCGACATCACGGCGCTGGTCACCGTGACCGCGGTGACCGGGGTGAACGCCGACGGATCCAAGGAGCTGTCGAGCATCATCGTCCCGTCCGGCACTCCGGGCTTCACCGTCGCGCCGGGGTACTCCAAGGTGGGCTGGTGCGCCTCCGACACGCACGAGCTGACCTTCGACGACTGCCGGGTGCCGGCGGAGAACCTGCTCGGCCAGCGCGGCCGGGGCTTCGCCCAGTTCCTGCGGATCCTCGACGAGGGACGGATCGCCATCGCCGCCCTGTCGGTCGGGCTCGCCCAGGGCTGCGTCGACGAGTCGATCCGGTACGCGAAGGACCGACGCGCCTTCGGCCAGCCGATCGGCAACTTCCAGGCGATCCAGTTCAAGATCGCTGACATGGAGCGGCGGGCGTACACCTCGCGGCTGGCGTACTACGACGCGGCGGCGCGGATGCTGGCCGGCGAGGACTTCAAGCGGCAGGCGGCGATCGCCAAGCTGCACTCCAGCGAGTGCGCGGTGGACAACGCCCGGGAGGCGACCCAGATCCACGGCGGCTACGGCTTCATGAACGAGTTCCCGGTGGGCCGGTTCTGGCGCGACTCGAAGATCCTGGAGATCGGTGAGGGCACCTCCGAGGTACAGCGGATGATCATCGCCCGGGACCTGGGCCTCTGA
- a CDS encoding DUF1697 domain-containing protein translates to MTQYVALLRGINVGSGNRIGMADLRRIVTDLGHEDVKTYLQSGNVVFGAEPGAGKGGAPGPDRLATAIRKAVADELGVDVPVLVRSGAELAALAAENPYLKSERDETKLLVAFLAGAPATDKAAELTVPGTDTAEFTLAGREIYLHYPDGFGRTKFSNAYLEKQLGTVSTTRNWKTVRALAELAAD, encoded by the coding sequence ATGACCCAGTACGTGGCACTGCTGCGCGGCATCAACGTCGGCTCGGGCAACCGGATCGGCATGGCCGACCTGCGCCGGATCGTCACCGACCTCGGGCACGAGGACGTGAAGACCTATCTACAGAGCGGAAACGTGGTCTTCGGCGCAGAGCCGGGGGCGGGGAAGGGCGGCGCCCCGGGCCCGGATCGGCTCGCCACCGCCATCCGGAAGGCCGTCGCCGACGAGCTGGGCGTGGACGTACCCGTGCTGGTTCGGTCGGGCGCGGAGCTGGCGGCGTTGGCCGCCGAGAACCCGTACCTGAAATCGGAGCGCGACGAGACCAAGCTGCTGGTCGCCTTCCTGGCCGGGGCACCAGCGACGGACAAGGCGGCCGAACTGACCGTGCCGGGTACGGACACCGCCGAGTTCACCCTCGCGGGTCGGGAGATCTACCTGCACTACCCGGACGGGTTCGGCCGGACCAAGTTCAGCAACGCCTACCTGGAGAAGCAGTTGGGGACGGTGTCGACCACCCGCAACTGGAAGACCGTCCGGGCCCTGGCCGAGCTGGCCGCCGACTGA
- a CDS encoding DUF5708 family protein produces the protein MASARKTLLTGSLTVVVGLALWLFGSDEEILVFTPSKVGVVMMVAGGLESLYGVYKSLLSNMSSPPGPH, from the coding sequence GTGGCCTCTGCCCGTAAGACGCTCCTGACCGGTTCACTCACCGTCGTAGTGGGGCTGGCGCTCTGGCTGTTCGGCTCGGACGAGGAGATTCTCGTCTTCACGCCGTCAAAGGTCGGCGTGGTCATGATGGTCGCTGGAGGTCTGGAGTCGTTGTACGGCGTCTACAAGAGCCTGCTTAGCAACATGTCCAGCCCACCCGGTCCGCACTAG
- a CDS encoding D-alanyl-D-alanine carboxypeptidase family protein: protein MTRGLLVLRVASAVLVLPSVTMAGAPGTAATRQFAAARQAPMARQPTTVRVAAPEIPCPAPTPPVARPTRPAPPPLNPAHRTVGGPELATAGLVLPAGAPTPPKITATSWLVTDLTTGAVLGGCGPHEYGVPASVQKLLLAATVMPRLDPAQLIEVTESDLDFEPGSSAVGLVRGGRYSVETLWLGLILNSGNDAANVLARLGGGTGGMAGGVAAMNAEARRLGAYQTHAATPSGLDGPGQFTSAYDLALIARACFAREDFRRYAATRMAQVPAQTAGNTKGFPIWNDNKLLHNYPGALGGKTGFTDLARHSFVGAAERNGRTLLVTLLGAESQPLAGWQQGAALLDWGFALPTNARVGQLVSPGQVDSRGRIPSQAAGTEARAEVDPRWRPNWLLMAGAPVILLGILLTILFLLRRRRLADD, encoded by the coding sequence ATGACCCGAGGGTTGCTGGTACTCAGAGTAGCCAGCGCCGTGCTGGTGCTGCCGTCGGTGACGATGGCGGGTGCTCCCGGGACGGCGGCGACGCGGCAGTTCGCCGCCGCGAGACAGGCCCCGATGGCACGGCAGCCGACGACGGTGCGGGTGGCCGCGCCGGAGATACCGTGTCCCGCGCCGACCCCGCCGGTGGCCCGACCGACCCGACCCGCGCCGCCACCGCTCAATCCGGCCCACCGCACGGTCGGTGGCCCGGAACTGGCGACCGCCGGGCTGGTCCTTCCGGCCGGCGCACCGACACCGCCGAAGATCACCGCGACGTCGTGGCTGGTGACGGACCTGACCACCGGCGCGGTGCTCGGTGGCTGCGGCCCACACGAGTACGGCGTACCGGCGAGCGTGCAGAAGCTCCTGCTCGCCGCGACGGTGATGCCACGGCTCGATCCGGCACAACTGATCGAGGTGACCGAGTCGGATCTCGACTTCGAGCCGGGCAGTTCGGCCGTCGGGCTGGTCCGGGGCGGTCGGTACTCGGTCGAGACGCTGTGGCTGGGACTCATCCTCAACTCCGGCAACGACGCGGCGAACGTACTGGCCCGGCTCGGTGGCGGGACGGGTGGGATGGCCGGCGGTGTCGCCGCGATGAACGCCGAGGCCCGCCGGCTCGGGGCGTACCAGACGCATGCCGCGACGCCGTCCGGGCTGGACGGGCCGGGGCAGTTCACCAGCGCGTACGACCTGGCGCTGATCGCCCGCGCCTGCTTCGCCCGCGAGGACTTCCGGCGGTACGCCGCGACGAGGATGGCGCAGGTGCCGGCCCAGACGGCGGGGAACACCAAGGGCTTCCCGATCTGGAACGACAACAAACTGCTGCACAACTATCCCGGCGCGTTGGGCGGCAAGACCGGCTTCACCGATCTGGCCCGGCACAGCTTCGTCGGGGCGGCCGAGCGGAACGGCCGTACCCTGCTGGTCACCCTGCTCGGCGCGGAGTCGCAGCCGCTCGCCGGCTGGCAACAGGGCGCCGCGCTCCTCGACTGGGGCTTCGCGCTGCCCACCAACGCCCGCGTCGGCCAGCTCGTCTCCCCGGGGCAGGTCGACTCGCGGGGGCGGATCCCGTCCCAGGCCGCCGGGACCGAGGCCCGGGCCGAGGTCGATCCGCGCTGGCGTCCCAACTGGCTGCTGATGGCCGGCGCCCCGGTAATCCTCCTCGGCATCCTGCTGACGATCCTCTTCCTGCTCCGGCGGCGCCGCCTGGCCGACGACTGA